One Nostoc punctiforme PCC 73102 DNA window includes the following coding sequences:
- the glgP gene encoding alpha-glucan family phosphorylase — MQPIRTFNVSPSLPPRLEPLRRLAYNLHWDWNVESKDLFRRLDSDLWESSHHNPVLMLGTISQSRLLEVVEDEGFLAQMDRADRQLDDYLQERTWYQKQREDKPKECYAYFSAEFGLVDCLPVYSGGLGVLAGDHLKSASDLGLPLVGVGLLYQQGYFAQYLNADGWQQERYLLNDFYNMPLHLERNADGSELRIAVDYPGRKVYARVWRVQVGTVPLYLLDTNIEPNNTYDHDITDQLYGGDIDMRIHQEIMLGIGGVQMLKALGLKVTAYHMNEGHAAFSALERIRLLIQEEGLSYAQAKQVVASSNIFTTHTPVPAGIDLFAPDKMLHYLGYYAEIFGLPKEQFLGLGRENTGDLSGPFSMAVLALKMATFSNGVAQLHGVVSRQMFQGLWQKVPVEEVPIAAITNGVHARSCVAKSTQELYDRYLGPNWSSAPPDSPLWERMDAIPDEELWRNHERCRLDMILYVREHLVKHLTDRGASASEITQAQEVLDPYAFTIGFARRFATYKRATLWMRDLDRIKRLLLANKDRKVQFVIAGKAHPKDIPGKELIREINHFIREQHLEKQVVFVPNYDIHISRLMVAGCDIWLNTPRRPREASGTSGMKAAMNGLPNLSVLDGWWDEADYVRTGWAIGHGENYDDPNYQDEVEANALYELLEKDVVPLFYDHRDTDGLPRPWVAKMKDAIRLNCPFFNTARMVGEYAQRAYFPASDRYHTLTVDNYAPAKELAAWKEKLGEHWFNIRIKDVDVSAASDIEVNQTVAVKAKVDLATLTNDDVQVELYQGAIDANGEIVNAVTVVMDYQGEDSQQLSIYTGNITYTASGLQGLSLRVLPKNQNLANAYEPRLIAWAE; from the coding sequence AAGATGAAGGCTTTCTAGCGCAAATGGATCGAGCTGACCGTCAGTTAGACGATTATTTGCAAGAACGCACTTGGTATCAAAAACAACGGGAAGACAAACCAAAAGAATGCTACGCCTATTTTTCGGCGGAATTTGGACTTGTTGATTGTTTACCCGTGTATTCTGGCGGCTTAGGCGTTCTGGCTGGGGATCACCTCAAATCTGCTAGTGACTTGGGGCTACCGCTTGTCGGTGTAGGTTTGCTGTATCAGCAAGGCTACTTTGCCCAGTATCTGAATGCTGATGGCTGGCAGCAAGAACGCTACTTGCTCAATGATTTTTATAATATGCCCTTGCATCTAGAGCGTAATGCCGATGGTTCAGAGCTACGGATTGCGGTAGATTATCCAGGACGCAAGGTATACGCTAGAGTTTGGCGCGTACAGGTGGGAACTGTTCCCTTGTATCTGCTTGACACCAATATTGAACCCAACAACACTTACGACCACGACATTACAGATCAGCTGTATGGTGGCGACATCGATATGCGTATCCACCAGGAAATCATGCTGGGGATCGGTGGTGTGCAAATGCTCAAAGCTTTGGGGCTGAAAGTCACCGCTTACCACATGAATGAAGGCCACGCCGCCTTCTCTGCCCTAGAACGCATCCGCTTGCTGATTCAGGAAGAAGGGCTGAGTTATGCCCAAGCTAAACAGGTGGTGGCTTCCAGTAATATCTTTACTACTCACACGCCAGTACCAGCAGGGATTGACTTATTCGCTCCCGACAAAATGCTGCACTACTTGGGGTACTATGCAGAGATATTTGGGTTGCCCAAAGAGCAATTTTTAGGACTGGGGCGCGAGAATACAGGTGATTTATCTGGGCCTTTCAGTATGGCGGTGCTGGCTTTGAAAATGGCAACATTTTCTAACGGTGTTGCACAACTCCACGGGGTAGTGTCGCGGCAAATGTTCCAGGGCTTGTGGCAGAAAGTACCAGTAGAAGAAGTGCCGATCGCAGCAATTACTAATGGTGTCCATGCTCGGAGTTGTGTGGCGAAATCGACTCAAGAGTTATACGATCGCTACCTCGGCCCAAATTGGTCATCAGCACCACCAGATAGCCCATTGTGGGAGCGGATGGACGCTATACCCGATGAAGAATTGTGGCGCAATCACGAACGCTGCCGCTTAGATATGATTTTGTATGTGCGGGAGCATTTGGTCAAGCATTTAACCGATCGCGGCGCTTCTGCTTCCGAAATTACCCAAGCCCAAGAAGTTTTAGATCCTTACGCTTTCACTATTGGCTTTGCCCGTCGCTTTGCCACCTACAAACGGGCTACCCTCTGGATGCGCGATCTGGATCGGATTAAGCGGCTTCTGCTAGCTAACAAAGACCGGAAAGTGCAATTTGTGATTGCTGGTAAGGCACATCCCAAGGATATTCCCGGTAAAGAACTCATCCGCGAGATCAATCACTTTATCCGCGAACAACATTTAGAAAAACAGGTAGTGTTTGTTCCCAATTACGACATTCACATATCCCGGTTGATGGTTGCGGGTTGCGATATCTGGTTAAATACACCGCGTCGTCCACGGGAAGCCTCTGGTACTAGCGGGATGAAAGCGGCAATGAATGGATTGCCAAATTTAAGTGTACTAGACGGTTGGTGGGATGAAGCTGATTACGTCCGCACGGGCTGGGCGATTGGACATGGAGAGAATTACGACGATCCTAACTATCAGGATGAAGTAGAAGCAAATGCTCTCTACGAGTTATTAGAGAAGGATGTTGTACCACTATTTTACGATCACCGAGATACTGATGGCTTGCCCCGTCCGTGGGTTGCCAAAATGAAGGATGCAATTCGGTTGAATTGTCCTTTCTTTAACACAGCGCGGATGGTAGGAGAGTATGCACAAAGAGCTTATTTCCCGGCTAGCGATCGCTATCATACCCTGACTGTTGATAACTATGCCCCAGCCAAAGAACTAGCCGCTTGGAAAGAAAAACTGGGCGAACACTGGTTTAACATCAGAATCAAAGATGTTGATGTATCGGCAGCTTCAGACATTGAAGTTAACCAAACTGTTGCTGTCAAAGCCAAAGTTGACTTAGCAACCTTGACCAATGATGATGTGCAGGTGGAGTTATATCAAGGTGCGATCGATGCCAATGGCGAGATTGTCAACGCTGTAACAGTGGTGATGGATTACCAAGGTGAGGATTCACAGCAATTGAGTATTTACACTGGTAATATCACTTATACCGCTTCTGGTTTGCAAGGTTTGTCTTTACGTGTATTGCCGAAAAATCAAAATCTGGCTAATGCTTATGAACCAAGGTTGATTGCTTGGGCAGAGTAA
- a CDS encoding transposase — MMLNIEGALKQDRLLRALTGLNRKAFDALLPTFTTMYLDTQQAKPRQRGLGGGRKARLLTAQDKLFFILFYFKCYPTFDVAGLLFDMHRSQAHEWMHRLQPILEAALGQKMALPERHLESIEAFLSRFPGVQRVMIDGTERPIARPQEREQQQQNYSGKKKRHTRKHLAAVDETKRVLILSKAREGKLHDKRFHDEDDIAGSVPDEIPIEVDSGFQGLQKQYDNLHLPHKKPKGGKLSDLQKTENRQLSQSRVVCENAFAGVKRYNAASVIYRNRIENFDDHLMLTAAGLWNFYLMAA, encoded by the coding sequence ATGATGCTGAATATTGAAGGTGCGCTGAAGCAAGACCGACTGTTGAGGGCATTAACTGGGTTGAACCGGAAAGCATTTGATGCCCTTTTGCCCACGTTTACCACGATGTACCTAGATACTCAACAGGCCAAGCCTCGTCAACGTGGCCTGGGTGGAGGACGCAAAGCCCGCTTACTTACAGCCCAAGACAAATTGTTTTTCATCCTTTTCTATTTCAAATGTTATCCGACCTTCGATGTGGCGGGACTGCTCTTTGATATGCATCGCTCCCAGGCACATGAGTGGATGCATCGATTGCAGCCAATATTAGAAGCGGCTTTGGGACAGAAGATGGCGCTGCCGGAACGCCATCTCGAAAGCATTGAAGCATTTTTGTCACGCTTTCCAGGAGTGCAACGAGTGATGATTGATGGGACAGAACGCCCAATTGCGCGACCTCAAGAAAGAGAACAACAACAACAGAATTACTCCGGTAAAAAGAAACGTCATACGCGTAAACACTTGGCGGCAGTTGATGAAACCAAACGGGTCTTGATCTTAAGCAAAGCACGAGAAGGCAAACTGCATGACAAACGTTTTCATGACGAAGATGACATTGCAGGTAGTGTGCCTGATGAAATTCCGATTGAAGTAGACTCGGGCTTTCAGGGATTACAGAAGCAGTATGACAATCTCCATCTTCCTCACAAAAAGCCCAAAGGGGGCAAGTTAAGTGACCTTCAAAAAACGGAGAATCGTCAATTGAGTCAATCCCGTGTAGTTTGCGAAAATGCCTTTGCTGGTGTGAAGCGCTACAACGCCGCCAGTGTCATTTATCGTAATCGGATTGAAAACTTTGATGACCATTTGATGCTGACCGCAGCAGGATTATGGAACTTCTACTTGATGGCTGCTTAA
- a CDS encoding calcium-binding protein, which yields MELLLDGCLRESQLQDQHCLTYLLFPDNSNSLSYKSVSYKNIERLNILGTYGNDNIVGSNSNDTLSGGGGNDILAGGNGTDTFVFDSYNQGVDTIYDFNATNELIQLSFYGFGSRLSIGSLSASQFTVGTSATTSEERFIYNSATGALFFDQDGSASGFTQVQFAQLSAGLSLTNNNFVVV from the coding sequence ATGGAACTTCTACTTGATGGCTGCTTAAGAGAATCCCAATTACAAGACCAGCATTGCCTCACTTATCTTTTATTTCCCGACAACTCTAATAGTCTTAGCTACAAGAGTGTTAGCTACAAGAATATCGAACGCTTAAATATCTTAGGTACTTATGGCAATGACAACATTGTGGGGAGTAATAGCAACGATACGCTCTCTGGGGGCGGTGGCAATGACATCCTGGCAGGTGGGAATGGCACTGATACTTTTGTTTTCGATAGTTACAACCAAGGTGTTGATACTATTTATGACTTCAACGCTACTAATGAATTGATTCAGCTATCGTTTTATGGGTTTGGAAGTCGCTTATCAATAGGTTCACTTTCAGCAAGTCAGTTTACAGTCGGAACATCTGCAACCACTAGTGAAGAACGATTTATTTACAACAGCGCTACAGGTGCATTGTTCTTTGACCAAGATGGCAGTGCATCTGGGTTTACTCAGGTACAATTTGCACAGCTATCTGCTGGATTGTCACTAACCAACAACAATTTTGTCGTTGTTTAA
- a CDS encoding DUF429 domain-containing protein, which produces MKFIGIDLGWRSQPSGLCCLEWIDGQLQLLDLDRKEAIADIFTWIDRSVQPDEPAIIAVDAPTLIPNPTGSRLPDKLSHKYFGKYHAGCYPANQNLPFADRTINFGLELESRGFAHAPTIEPQKLSRYQIEVFPHPAIVNLFNLERILKYKKGRLSDRRLELIKLQNYLLDILPSFSPPLRSLRLCGSFLLEIPTTGADLKATEDKLDSLVCAYVAAYWWYWGEERNLVLGDRTTGYIIIPQRI; this is translated from the coding sequence ATGAAATTTATTGGCATTGATTTAGGCTGGCGATCGCAACCAAGCGGACTATGCTGTTTAGAATGGATAGATGGACAACTGCAATTACTCGATTTAGACCGTAAAGAAGCTATTGCAGACATCTTCACCTGGATCGATCGCAGCGTCCAACCAGACGAACCAGCCATCATCGCCGTAGATGCACCTACCCTCATACCTAATCCTACCGGGAGTCGCCTCCCCGACAAACTCAGCCACAAGTACTTTGGCAAATATCATGCGGGATGCTATCCAGCTAATCAAAACTTACCCTTCGCCGATCGCACCATCAACTTTGGTTTAGAGTTAGAATCACGCGGTTTTGCCCACGCACCCACGATTGAACCGCAAAAACTCAGCCGATATCAAATAGAAGTCTTCCCCCACCCAGCAATCGTTAACCTATTCAACTTAGAACGCATCCTCAAATACAAAAAAGGACGACTCAGCGATCGCCGCCTAGAATTAATCAAACTCCAAAATTATCTTCTCGATATCCTCCCCTCCTTTTCTCCCCCTCTGCGTTCCCTGCGCCTCTGCGGTTCATTCCTTCTTGAAATCCCCACCACAGGCGCAGACCTCAAAGCAACCGAAGATAAACTAGATAGCCTAGTTTGCGCTTATGTTGCTGCATACTGGTGGTATTGGGGAGAAGAACGTAACTTAGTTCTAGGCGATCGCACCACAGGCTACATTATCATCCCTCAAAGAATTTAA
- a CDS encoding glycosyltransferase family 4 protein gives MKILFLHPNFPSQFRNLATVLGKDPNCKVVFGTNRREGEIPGVFKAIYTPSREAAPQTHHYVRNLENAVITAQAVYRVSEKLKAEGFVPDIVYGHSGWGPTLFMKDVFPKAELLCYFEWFYHAHGSDADFDPNEPLNADDECRIRVKNAPILTDLYSCDRGLSPTNWQRHQFPKEYHSKITVLHDGIDTNYFVPKPDAKLVLPRINLDLSYVEELVTYVGRGMEPYRGFPQFMETVALIQQRRPKCHVVVVGEDRVAYGKNLPDGQTYKQLMLEKLKSSLDLSRLHFTDRLPYNEYLQVLQASSAHIYLTRPFVLSWSMLEVMAAGCLLIASKTPPVLEVIKDGVNGLLVDFFSPQDIANRVEEALNHPQEMKKIRANARETILKHYDLAKLLPQHLQWMFAGKNANSLKKPSISKGFGKSH, from the coding sequence ATGAAAATCTTATTTTTACATCCAAATTTTCCTTCACAATTTCGCAATCTAGCGACAGTTTTAGGTAAAGATCCTAATTGCAAAGTCGTCTTTGGAACAAATCGTCGTGAAGGCGAAATACCTGGCGTTTTTAAAGCTATTTACACTCCTTCTCGGGAAGCTGCTCCCCAAACCCACCATTACGTTCGCAACCTAGAAAATGCTGTTATCACCGCGCAAGCTGTGTATCGCGTGTCGGAAAAACTAAAGGCTGAAGGTTTCGTTCCAGATATAGTTTATGGTCATTCTGGTTGGGGGCCGACTTTATTTATGAAAGATGTTTTTCCCAAAGCAGAATTATTGTGTTATTTCGAGTGGTTTTATCACGCTCACGGTTCGGATGCAGATTTTGATCCCAATGAACCGCTGAATGCTGATGATGAATGCCGCATCCGCGTAAAAAATGCACCGATTTTGACTGATTTATATAGCTGCGATCGCGGTCTTTCTCCCACTAATTGGCAGCGTCACCAGTTTCCCAAAGAATATCATAGCAAAATCACTGTACTTCATGATGGTATTGATACCAATTATTTTGTTCCCAAGCCAGACGCAAAGTTAGTTTTACCAAGAATAAATCTTGACCTTTCCTATGTCGAAGAGTTGGTAACTTATGTGGGACGGGGAATGGAACCTTATAGAGGATTTCCACAGTTTATGGAAACGGTGGCACTAATTCAACAGCGAAGACCTAAGTGTCATGTAGTAGTTGTGGGAGAAGATAGGGTGGCTTATGGGAAGAATCTCCCCGATGGTCAGACTTATAAACAATTAATGCTAGAAAAATTAAAATCATCTTTAGATTTATCAAGGCTGCACTTTACAGATAGACTACCTTACAATGAGTATCTTCAGGTTTTACAAGCTTCTTCTGCTCATATTTATTTAACCCGTCCTTTTGTTTTATCCTGGTCAATGTTAGAAGTAATGGCAGCAGGATGTTTACTAATAGCTTCTAAGACTCCGCCAGTATTGGAAGTGATAAAGGATGGGGTAAATGGACTGCTAGTAGATTTCTTTTCTCCCCAGGATATTGCTAATCGGGTTGAAGAGGCGCTGAATCATCCTCAAGAGATGAAAAAAATTCGTGCGAATGCGCGAGAGACAATTCTGAAGCATTATGATTTAGCCAAGCTGTTACCACAGCATTTGCAATGGATGTTTGCTGGAAAAAATGCTAATAGTTTGAAAAAGCCCTCGATTTCTAAAGGATTTGGTAAAAGTCATTAG